A window from Streptomyces subrutilus encodes these proteins:
- a CDS encoding ArsR/SmtB family transcription factor yields the protein MLRIHFTGVDLARVRMAGRPDALWETILSFHRLRDRRDARLFGEWRTETRSRLNSETRMLGMLIPSRGYFPDFLTPVEGQYGWDVGLDALRGIRPERIRRELTLLGTRAGTGVSAGSPVTPRLREFMDGADRHLPRLLGELRGYHRAAVEPYWTHIQAQIEAERAARGRALLDGGADELLSSLPPMLRWRAPVLECDYPVDRDVRLRGRGLLLQPSFFCRRTAVTLHDPELPPVLVYPAAAQLASAPAGGESARPEEQRQRTLGKLVGHTRSVVLRAIGDGATTSELARRAGVSLASASQHACVMREAGLVTTLRHGNAVLHTVTPLGAALLKGGAVAS from the coding sequence GTGCTGCGTATCCATTTCACTGGAGTGGACCTGGCACGCGTACGGATGGCAGGACGTCCCGATGCGTTGTGGGAAACGATTCTGAGCTTTCACCGGTTAAGGGACCGGCGCGATGCGCGGCTCTTCGGTGAATGGCGGACGGAAACCCGGAGCAGGTTGAACAGTGAAACACGCATGCTCGGTATGTTGATACCGAGCAGGGGCTATTTCCCGGATTTCCTGACGCCCGTCGAGGGCCAGTACGGATGGGACGTGGGCCTCGACGCGCTGCGCGGCATACGCCCCGAGCGCATTCGGCGCGAGCTGACGCTCCTGGGCACCCGCGCGGGCACCGGCGTGAGCGCCGGGTCGCCCGTGACCCCGCGGCTGCGGGAGTTCATGGACGGCGCGGACCGGCACCTGCCCCGGCTGCTGGGCGAACTGCGCGGCTACCACCGCGCGGCCGTGGAGCCGTACTGGACGCACATCCAGGCGCAGATCGAGGCCGAGCGGGCGGCGCGCGGCCGGGCCCTGCTCGACGGGGGCGCGGACGAGCTGCTGTCCTCGCTGCCGCCGATGCTGCGCTGGCGGGCCCCGGTCCTGGAGTGCGACTACCCCGTCGACCGCGACGTGCGGCTGCGCGGGCGGGGGCTGCTGCTCCAGCCGTCGTTCTTCTGCCGGCGCACCGCGGTCACCCTGCACGACCCCGAACTGCCGCCGGTACTGGTCTACCCGGCCGCGGCGCAGCTGGCCTCGGCCCCGGCCGGGGGAGAGTCGGCGCGGCCGGAGGAGCAGCGCCAGCGCACGCTGGGCAAGCTGGTCGGCCACACCCGCTCCGTGGTGCTCCGGGCCATCGGCGACGGCGCGACCACCAGCGAGCTGGCCCGCCGCGCCGGGGTCTCGCTGGCCTCCGCGAGCCAGCACGCCTGCGTGATGCGCGAGGCGGGGCTGGTCACCACCCTGCGCCACGGCAACGCCGTCCTGCACACGGTGACCCCGCTGGGCGCCGCCCTGCTCAAGGGCGGCGCCGTGGCCTCCTGA
- a CDS encoding alkaline phosphatase PhoX has translation MERRTFLRGAVIGSSAAAFGGTLMRGAAYAAPAQPGTGPYGALGAADANGIQLPAGFTSRVIARSGQNVGSTTYKWHSAPDGGACFADGAGWIYVSNSEISPGGGASAVRFSSAGAILGAYRILGDTRSNCAGGKTPWNTWLSCEEVTRGYVYETDPYGVNAAVQRPAMGQFKHEAAAADPVRKAIYLTEDETDGCFYRFLPTTWGNLSAGTLQVLKAGTATSGSFTWANVPDRDGSPTTTRSQVSGAKKFNGGEGCHYANDTVWFTTKGDNRVWQLNVAANTYELAYDDSLVPGGAAPLTGVDNVTGSSYGDLYIAEDGGNMEICVITPDDVVAPFLRITGQSSSEITGPAFSPAGNRLYFSSQRGTSGSSSAGITYEVTGPFRV, from the coding sequence GTGGAACGTCGTACCTTCCTGCGCGGCGCTGTGATCGGTTCGTCGGCCGCCGCCTTCGGCGGCACGTTGATGCGCGGGGCCGCCTACGCGGCGCCCGCCCAGCCCGGCACCGGGCCCTACGGGGCGCTCGGCGCGGCCGACGCGAACGGCATCCAGCTGCCCGCCGGCTTCACCAGCCGGGTGATCGCCCGGTCCGGCCAGAACGTCGGCTCCACCACGTACAAGTGGCACAGCGCGCCCGACGGCGGCGCCTGCTTCGCGGACGGCGCGGGCTGGATCTACGTCTCGAACTCGGAGATCAGCCCCGGGGGCGGCGCGAGCGCGGTGCGGTTCTCCTCGGCGGGCGCGATCCTGGGCGCCTACCGGATCCTCGGGGACACCCGCTCCAACTGTGCGGGCGGCAAGACCCCGTGGAACACCTGGCTCTCCTGCGAGGAGGTCACCCGCGGCTACGTCTACGAGACCGACCCGTACGGGGTGAACGCCGCCGTCCAGCGGCCCGCGATGGGGCAGTTCAAGCACGAGGCCGCGGCCGCCGACCCGGTCCGCAAGGCGATCTACCTGACCGAGGACGAGACGGACGGCTGCTTCTACCGCTTCCTCCCGACCACCTGGGGAAACCTTTCCGCGGGCACCCTCCAGGTCCTCAAGGCCGGCACCGCCACCTCGGGCTCCTTCACCTGGGCCAACGTGCCGGACCGCGACGGCTCCCCCACCACCACCCGCAGCCAGGTCTCGGGCGCGAAGAAGTTCAACGGCGGCGAGGGCTGCCACTACGCCAACGACACCGTGTGGTTCACCACCAAGGGCGACAACCGGGTCTGGCAGCTGAACGTCGCCGCCAACACCTACGAGCTGGCCTACGACGACTCCCTCGTCCCCGGCGGCGCGGCGCCGCTGACGGGCGTGGACAACGTCACCGGCTCCTCGTACGGGGACCTCTACATCGCCGAGGACGGCGGGAACATGGAGATCTGCGTGATCACCCCGGACGACGTGGTCGCGCCGTTCCTGCGGATCACGGGCCAGTCCTCCTCCGAGATCACCGGCCCGGCCTTCTCCCCCGCCGGCAACCGCCTCTACTTCAGCAGCCAGCGCGGTACGAGCGGCAGCTCCTCGGCGGGCATCACCTACGAGGTCACGGGCCCCTTCCGGGTCTGA
- a CDS encoding VOC family protein → MSATMIFVNLPVKDLDASKAFWGKLGYSFNAQFSDENAASMVISDTIVAMLLTEARYKDFTHKEIADATRTSEVLLCLSAESRAAVDELVDAAVAAGATEPRPAQDHGTMYGRAFDDLDGHTWEIMWVDPAIVQG, encoded by the coding sequence ATGTCCGCCACGATGATCTTCGTCAACCTGCCGGTCAAGGACCTGGACGCCAGCAAGGCCTTCTGGGGCAAGCTCGGCTACTCGTTCAACGCCCAGTTCAGCGACGAGAACGCCGCCTCCATGGTCATCAGCGACACCATCGTCGCGATGCTCCTGACCGAGGCCCGCTACAAGGACTTCACCCACAAGGAGATCGCGGACGCCACCCGCACCTCCGAGGTGCTGCTGTGTCTGAGCGCCGAGAGCCGCGCCGCGGTCGACGAGCTCGTGGACGCGGCCGTCGCCGCCGGGGCCACCGAGCCCCGTCCGGCCCAGGACCACGGAACGATGTACGGCCGGGCCTTCGACGACCTCGACGGCCACACCTGGGAGATCATGTGGGTGGACCCGGCGATCGTCCAGGGCTGA
- a CDS encoding ferredoxin reductase family protein, which produces MRDAAVRVRGGVLGGAGAVALLWAAQVRPSARPDALFATAAHLTGLLAGYGVLVLLFLMARIPAVEHGVGADRLARWHALGGRYVLLLCFGHGLFALLGYAVHEQLDVVSALRELLGYPALGAALAGTALLAAVGVTSARAVRRRIPHETWRGAHLLAYPAAALGFGHQLAGPDLAPVAWFWALAHTGVAVPLVWYRAVVPVRQALRHALRVAEVRVEGPGVVSVVMRGEHLAELCAEPGQFLRWRFLRRRLWHTALPFSLSAPVRGDTLRITVKGLGGHSRRIRRLTPGTRVLATGPFGALTAARRTRPQVLLIAGGVGITPLRALFETLPGGPGDITLLYRAGAEEQLVLRAELEAIAAERQAGLHYLLGPSGAAYDPLAPQALAALVPGLAEHDVYLCGPPAMAGATRSALLRAGVPAGRIHSECFTF; this is translated from the coding sequence ATGCGAGATGCGGCGGTGCGGGTCAGGGGCGGGGTGCTGGGCGGGGCGGGGGCGGTGGCCCTGCTGTGGGCCGCGCAGGTGCGCCCCTCCGCCCGCCCCGACGCGCTGTTCGCCACGGCAGCGCACCTCACCGGCCTGCTCGCCGGGTACGGGGTGCTGGTGCTGCTCTTCCTGATGGCCCGGATACCCGCCGTCGAGCACGGGGTGGGTGCCGACCGGCTGGCCCGCTGGCACGCCCTCGGCGGCCGGTACGTCCTGCTCCTCTGCTTCGGCCACGGCCTCTTCGCCCTCCTCGGATACGCCGTCCACGAGCAGCTCGACGTGGTCTCCGCACTCCGGGAGCTGCTCGGCTACCCGGCGCTCGGCGCCGCCTTGGCCGGGACCGCCCTGCTGGCCGCGGTCGGCGTCACCTCCGCCCGCGCGGTACGCCGCCGGATCCCGCACGAAACCTGGCGCGGGGCGCACCTGCTCGCCTACCCCGCCGCCGCCCTCGGCTTCGGCCACCAGCTCGCCGGGCCCGACCTGGCCCCGGTCGCCTGGTTCTGGGCCCTCGCCCACACCGGCGTGGCCGTCCCGCTCGTCTGGTACCGCGCCGTGGTGCCCGTACGGCAGGCCCTGCGCCACGCGCTGCGGGTCGCCGAGGTCCGGGTCGAGGGGCCCGGCGTGGTCTCCGTCGTCATGCGCGGGGAACACCTGGCCGAACTGTGCGCGGAGCCCGGGCAGTTCCTGCGGTGGAGGTTCCTGCGGCGCCGGCTGTGGCACACCGCCCTGCCGTTCTCGCTGTCCGCGCCGGTGCGCGGGGACACGCTGCGGATCACCGTGAAGGGGCTCGGCGGCCACTCCCGCCGCATTCGGCGGCTGACCCCCGGCACCCGCGTACTGGCCACCGGGCCGTTCGGGGCGCTCACCGCGGCCCGGCGGACCCGGCCGCAGGTGCTGCTGATCGCGGGCGGGGTCGGGATCACCCCCTTGCGGGCCCTGTTCGAGACGCTGCCCGGCGGGCCCGGGGACATCACCCTGCTCTACCGGGCCGGAGCCGAGGAGCAACTGGTGCTGCGCGCCGAGTTGGAGGCCATCGCCGCCGAGCGGCAGGCGGGGCTGCACTACCTGCTCGGGCCGTCCGGGGCCGCGTACGATCCGCTCGCCCCGCAGGCCCTGGCCGCGCTCGTCCCGGGCCTCGCCGAACACGACGTCTACCTGTGCGGGCCCCCGGCCATGGCGGGGGCGACCCGGTCCGCGCTGCTGCGGGCCGGAGTGCCGGCCGGCCGCATCCACTCCGAGTGCTTCACGTTCTGA
- a CDS encoding sulfite exporter TauE/SafE family protein, which translates to MPDISTTMIIVLCVAAAAAGWIDAVVGGGGLLLLPALLLGLPHAHPATVLGTNKAVAIVGTTGAAVTYVRRAPVNVKVAVRIGLAALAGSMGGAALAGGIDKDAMRPLIMGVLVIVAGVVIFKPGFGAAPSAEPVSRNRVLLAIGLAGLGIGFYDGLIGPGTGTFLVLALTALLHLDLVSASATAKIVNVCTNLGALGMFAYQGRVLWQLAALMAVFNLAGGMIGANMALKKGSGFVRWVLLTVVGALVVRLGFEQWG; encoded by the coding sequence GTGCCTGACATATCGACAACCATGATCATCGTGTTGTGCGTCGCCGCGGCCGCGGCCGGCTGGATCGACGCGGTGGTCGGCGGCGGCGGCCTGCTGCTCCTGCCCGCCCTGCTGCTCGGCCTGCCCCACGCCCACCCCGCCACCGTGCTCGGCACCAACAAGGCCGTGGCCATCGTCGGCACCACCGGCGCGGCGGTGACGTACGTGCGCAGGGCCCCGGTGAACGTGAAGGTGGCCGTCCGGATCGGCCTGGCCGCGCTGGCCGGCTCCATGGGCGGCGCCGCCCTCGCGGGCGGCATCGACAAGGACGCGATGCGCCCGTTGATCATGGGGGTGCTCGTGATCGTCGCCGGTGTGGTCATCTTCAAGCCCGGCTTCGGAGCCGCCCCGTCCGCCGAGCCCGTGTCGCGCAACCGGGTCCTGCTCGCCATCGGACTGGCCGGCCTCGGCATCGGCTTCTACGACGGGCTCATCGGTCCCGGCACCGGCACCTTCCTGGTACTGGCCCTGACCGCGCTGCTCCACCTCGACCTGGTCTCGGCCTCCGCCACCGCCAAGATCGTCAACGTCTGCACCAACCTCGGCGCGCTCGGCATGTTCGCCTACCAGGGCCGCGTGCTGTGGCAGCTGGCCGCGCTGATGGCGGTGTTCAACCTGGCCGGCGGCATGATCGGCGCGAACATGGCCCTGAAGAAGGGCAGCGGCTTCGTCCGCTGGGTGCTGCTCACCGTCGTGGGAGCCCTGGTCGTCCGGCTCGGCTTCGAGCAGTGGGGTTAG
- a CDS encoding class F sortase produces the protein MRRPVRGGRGLTARHGGLVALAACVGIWLVTSGSREPAGPPLPSPAEASGAATAPGPGIAPLPGSPPARIRIPSIRVDAALSGLGLDPAGSLEVPPPSRRDLAGWYRDGTTPGATGTAVIAGHVDDSVGPGVFYDLGALRRGAAVEVPRADGRTAVFTVHAVRVYDAEAFPDTLVYGPSPRAELRVITCGGGFSPRTGYRGNVVVFAHLTGTY, from the coding sequence GTGCGCCGGCCGGTGCGCGGCGGCCGCGGCCTCACCGCCCGGCACGGCGGACTGGTCGCCCTCGCCGCCTGCGTGGGCATCTGGCTCGTCACCAGCGGGTCCCGCGAGCCCGCCGGCCCGCCGCTGCCCTCCCCCGCCGAGGCCTCGGGCGCCGCCACCGCGCCGGGCCCGGGCATCGCACCCCTCCCCGGCTCACCGCCCGCCCGCATCCGCATCCCGTCCATCCGCGTCGACGCCGCGCTGAGCGGGCTGGGCCTCGATCCGGCCGGCAGCCTCGAAGTCCCCCCGCCCTCCCGGCGGGACCTGGCCGGGTGGTACCGCGACGGGACCACCCCGGGCGCGACCGGCACCGCCGTGATCGCCGGCCACGTGGACGACTCGGTCGGGCCGGGCGTCTTCTACGACCTGGGCGCGCTGCGCCGCGGAGCCGCCGTCGAGGTCCCGCGCGCGGACGGCCGTACGGCCGTGTTCACGGTCCACGCGGTCCGGGTGTACGACGCCGAGGCCTTCCCCGACACCCTCGTGTACGGCCCCTCGCCGCGCGCCGAACTCCGGGTGATCACCTGTGGCGGCGGCTTCTCCCCGCGAACCGGCTACCGGGGCAACGTGGTGGTCTTCGCCCACCTTACGGGGACGTACTGA
- a CDS encoding sensor histidine kinase, producing MRPVPARWRDLLRALGLRWKISVLLAVGCSLVAVTIGALIHDARQRQVADAARASAVAQLVRVRQVYELTGRLDNDKVGEADARIDCPTLAPPLRRAALEGLRSTYLELSGPHPAVWAARPVGGDHVLSVRQSLGREQAELRELDRQLVAYGAVVVGLAAGGGAALASRLSRALRTAAETARRISAGDLEARIGPAGVPGSRDEVAELSWAVDTMAASLQRRLEAEQRFTADVAHELRTPLTGLHTAAELLPAGRPTELVRDRVAALRTLTEDLLEVARLDADREEPRLDVHRLGPLVEAVVRRSGVAARVVGARGAACVRTDVRRLERILTNLLVNARRHGGDPAGVTVTVSGTSVTVRDRGPGFPERVLREGPQRFLTGAAERGRGTGLGLTIALGQAQVIGARVTLANTAPSGASATVDLPEA from the coding sequence GTGAGGCCGGTGCCGGCGCGCTGGCGCGACCTGCTCCGGGCGCTGGGCCTGCGGTGGAAGATCTCCGTTCTGCTGGCCGTGGGCTGCTCGCTCGTGGCGGTGACCATCGGCGCGCTGATCCACGACGCGCGCCAGCGGCAGGTGGCCGACGCGGCGCGGGCGAGCGCCGTCGCGCAGTTGGTCCGGGTGCGGCAGGTGTACGAGCTGACGGGCCGGCTGGACAACGACAAGGTCGGCGAGGCCGACGCCCGGATCGACTGCCCGACGCTGGCCCCGCCCCTGCGCCGGGCCGCCCTGGAGGGACTGCGCAGCACGTACCTGGAGCTGTCCGGGCCGCACCCGGCGGTGTGGGCCGCCCGCCCGGTCGGCGGCGACCACGTGCTGTCGGTACGGCAGTCGCTGGGCCGGGAGCAGGCCGAACTGCGCGAACTGGACCGGCAGCTGGTGGCGTACGGGGCCGTGGTGGTGGGGCTCGCGGCGGGCGGCGGGGCGGCGCTGGCCAGCCGGTTGAGCCGGGCGCTGCGCACGGCGGCGGAGACGGCGCGGCGGATCAGCGCGGGCGACCTGGAGGCGCGGATCGGGCCGGCGGGGGTGCCGGGCAGCCGGGACGAGGTCGCGGAGCTGTCCTGGGCGGTGGACACGATGGCCGCGAGCCTGCAGCGGCGGCTGGAGGCGGAGCAGCGGTTCACCGCGGACGTGGCGCACGAGCTGCGGACTCCGCTGACGGGTCTGCACACGGCGGCGGAACTGCTGCCGGCAGGGCGGCCGACGGAGCTGGTGCGGGACCGGGTGGCGGCGCTGCGGACGCTGACCGAGGACCTGTTGGAGGTGGCCCGGTTGGACGCGGACCGGGAGGAGCCGCGGCTGGACGTGCACCGGCTGGGGCCGCTGGTGGAGGCCGTGGTCCGGCGGTCGGGGGTCGCCGCACGGGTGGTGGGCGCGCGGGGGGCGGCGTGCGTGCGGACCGACGTGCGGCGGCTGGAGCGCATCCTGACCAACCTGCTGGTGAACGCGCGGCGGCACGGCGGGGATCCTGCGGGGGTGACGGTGACGGTCTCGGGGACGTCGGTGACCGTACGGGACCGGGGGCCGGGCTTCCCGGAGAGGGTGCTGCGGGAGGGGCCGCAGCGGTTCCTGACCGGCGCGGCCGAGCGCGGCCGGGGGACGGGGCTGGGGCTGACCATCGCACTGGGCCAGGCCCAGGTCATCGGCGCCCGGGTCACCCTGGCCAACACCGCCCCGTCGGGGGCCTCGGCGACGGTGGACCTGCCGGAGGCGTGA
- a CDS encoding gamma-glutamylcyclotransferase family protein codes for MTSAVRPQGPTAPLPFFVYGTLRPGEVNHDLFLRGRTSAEEPARLPDAVLYDGPGYPYAVHRPGSTVVGELITPEPGAYPELLASLDLLEEYEGPGRPGNLYDRTAREVLRPDGTAVRAWVYLAAELLARDLSASGTEIPGGDWFGR; via the coding sequence GTGACATCGGCCGTTCGGCCCCAGGGCCCGACCGCCCCGCTCCCCTTCTTCGTCTACGGAACGCTGCGCCCGGGAGAGGTCAACCACGACCTGTTCCTGCGCGGCCGCACGAGCGCGGAGGAGCCCGCCCGCCTCCCCGACGCGGTGCTCTACGACGGCCCCGGATACCCGTACGCGGTCCACCGCCCCGGCTCGACCGTGGTCGGCGAACTGATCACCCCGGAGCCCGGCGCGTACCCGGAACTGCTCGCCTCCCTGGACCTGCTGGAGGAATACGAGGGCCCCGGCCGGCCCGGGAACCTCTACGACCGCACCGCCCGCGAGGTGCTGCGCCCCGACGGCACCGCGGTCCGGGCGTGGGTGTACCTGGCCGCCGAGCTCCTCGCCCGCGACCTGAGCGCGTCGGGCACCGAGATACCGGGCGGCGACTGGTTCGGCCGCTAG
- the dnaG gene encoding DNA primase, translated as MAGRINDDDVKAVRDAVPIDAVVSDYLQLRNAGGGNLKGLCPFHDEKSPSFQVSPSKGLYHCFGCQAGGDTLDFIMKIDHLSFSEAVERLAGQAGITLRYEEGGYTAGTSGRGERIRLVEAHKAAALFYVDQLDSPEAEIGRTFLAERGFDQAAAAHFSVGYSPAGWDHLTRFLRGKGFSDKELITSGLAQDSRSGKPIDRFRGRLMWPIRDITGEVVGFGARKLRDDDNGPKYLNTPETAIYKKSQVLYGIDLAKKEIAKTSRAVVVEGYTDVMACHMAGVTTAIATCGTAFGGDHIKILRRLLMDNATAEVIFTFDGDAAGQKAALRAFEDDQKFAAETSITIAPGGMDPCDLRLAQGDAAVSGLVEARTPLFEFALRHIVSRHNLENPAGRAAALDEAAPVVANIKNIAIQHESAVQLAGMLGIRDEQFVVKRVAQLARWARERGGQPPQRQGRGRSSYEAAAAPAERPAGGPALNLRSPAHRTERELLKLALQRPALVSPAFDAYGMDEFTAPPYAAVRQAILDAGGASLGTEDYLARVREAAPNDTVRALVTELAVEAIHAKTVDEIYAGVQLVQVRLRAVDRRVHEIQGTLSRLGQQAPPEQLAAVQEELWVLQQYGQRLRNRGAEGL; from the coding sequence GTGGCAGGACGGATCAACGACGACGACGTGAAGGCGGTACGGGACGCGGTCCCGATCGACGCCGTGGTCTCCGACTACCTCCAGCTGCGCAACGCGGGCGGCGGCAACCTCAAGGGCCTGTGCCCCTTCCATGACGAGAAGTCCCCGTCCTTCCAGGTCAGCCCCAGCAAGGGGCTCTACCACTGCTTCGGCTGCCAGGCCGGCGGGGACACCCTCGACTTCATCATGAAGATCGACCACCTCTCCTTCTCGGAGGCGGTCGAGCGCCTGGCCGGCCAGGCCGGCATCACCCTGCGGTACGAGGAGGGCGGCTACACCGCCGGCACCAGCGGCCGCGGCGAGCGCATCCGCCTGGTCGAGGCGCACAAGGCGGCCGCCCTGTTCTACGTCGACCAGCTGGACTCCCCCGAGGCGGAGATCGGCCGCACGTTCCTGGCCGAGCGCGGCTTCGACCAGGCCGCGGCCGCCCACTTCAGCGTGGGCTACAGCCCGGCCGGCTGGGACCACCTGACCCGCTTCCTGCGCGGCAAGGGCTTCAGCGACAAGGAGCTCATCACCTCCGGCCTGGCCCAGGACAGCCGCAGCGGCAAGCCCATCGACCGATTCCGGGGCCGCCTGATGTGGCCCATCCGCGACATCACCGGCGAGGTCGTCGGCTTCGGCGCGCGCAAACTGCGCGACGACGACAACGGCCCGAAGTACCTGAACACCCCCGAAACGGCGATCTACAAGAAGTCACAGGTGCTGTACGGCATCGACCTGGCGAAGAAGGAGATCGCGAAGACCTCCCGGGCCGTGGTCGTCGAGGGCTACACGGACGTCATGGCCTGCCACATGGCCGGGGTCACCACCGCCATCGCCACCTGTGGAACCGCCTTCGGCGGAGACCACATCAAGATCCTGCGCCGGCTGCTGATGGACAACGCGACCGCCGAGGTGATCTTCACCTTCGACGGTGACGCGGCGGGCCAGAAGGCCGCGCTGCGCGCCTTCGAGGACGACCAGAAGTTCGCCGCCGAGACCTCGATCACCATCGCCCCGGGCGGCATGGACCCCTGCGACCTGCGCCTCGCGCAGGGAGACGCGGCCGTGTCGGGGCTGGTGGAGGCGCGGACCCCGCTGTTCGAGTTCGCGCTGCGGCACATCGTCTCCCGGCACAACCTGGAGAACCCGGCGGGGCGGGCCGCCGCGCTGGACGAGGCGGCCCCGGTCGTCGCCAACATCAAGAACATCGCGATCCAGCACGAGTCGGCCGTCCAGCTGGCGGGCATGCTGGGCATCCGCGACGAGCAGTTCGTGGTCAAGCGCGTCGCGCAGCTCGCCCGCTGGGCGCGGGAGCGCGGCGGCCAGCCGCCGCAGCGGCAGGGCCGGGGCCGTTCCTCGTACGAGGCCGCCGCCGCGCCCGCCGAGCGGCCGGCCGGCGGTCCCGCGCTGAACCTGCGCAGCCCCGCCCACCGCACCGAGCGCGAGCTGCTCAAGCTGGCCCTGCAGCGGCCCGCCCTGGTGTCGCCGGCCTTCGACGCGTACGGGATGGACGAGTTCACGGCGCCTCCCTACGCGGCCGTGCGCCAGGCCATCCTGGACGCGGGCGGTGCCTCGCTGGGCACGGAGGACTACCTGGCCCGGGTCCGCGAGGCCGCCCCGAACGACACGGTGCGCGCGCTGGTCACCGAACTCGCGGTCGAGGCCATCCACGCCAAGACGGTGGACGAGATCTACGCGGGCGTCCAGCTGGTCCAGGTCCGGCTGCGGGCGGTGGACCGCCGGGTGCACGAGATCCAGGGCACGCTGTCGCGGCTGGGCCAGCAGGCCCCGCCGGAGCAGCTGGCCGCGGTCCAGGAGGAGCTGTGGGTGCTCCAGCAGTACGGCCAGCGACTGCGCAACCGCGGCGCCGAGGGCCTGTAG
- a CDS encoding NAD(P)/FAD-dependent oxidoreductase translates to MVDAHQTFIIVGGGLAGAKAAETLRAEGFTGRVILIGDEHDRPYERPPLSKGFLVGKEERDSVFVHEPSWYAGADVELHLGQPAVHLDRENKSVRLGDGTLLHYDKLLLATGAEPRRLDVPGTDLAGVHHLRRLAHAERLRGVLAALGRDNGHLLIAGAGWIGLEVAAAARGYGAEVTVVEPEATPLYAVLGPEIGRLFADLHAEHGVRFHFGARLTEIVGHDGMVLAARTDDGEEHPAHAVLSAIGAAPRTALAETSGLALVDRAHGGGIAVDASLRTSDPDVYAAGDVAAAHHPVLGTRLRVEHWANALNGGPAAARAMLGQEVVYDRVPYFFSDQYDVGLEYSGYAPAGGYDQVLIRGDAGKREFIAFWLSEGRVLAGMNVNVWDVTEHIQALIRSKAPVDRDRLADPSVPLASLVTAEGA, encoded by the coding sequence GTGGTCGACGCACACCAGACGTTCATCATCGTCGGCGGAGGGCTGGCCGGCGCGAAGGCGGCCGAGACGCTGAGGGCGGAGGGGTTCACGGGCCGGGTGATCCTGATCGGCGACGAGCACGACCGCCCCTACGAGCGTCCCCCGCTGTCCAAGGGGTTCCTGGTGGGCAAGGAAGAGCGGGACAGCGTCTTCGTGCACGAGCCGTCCTGGTACGCCGGCGCCGACGTCGAGCTGCACCTCGGCCAGCCGGCGGTCCACCTGGACCGCGAGAACAAGTCGGTGCGGCTGGGCGACGGCACGCTGCTGCACTACGACAAGCTGCTGCTGGCCACCGGCGCCGAGCCGCGCCGCCTCGACGTCCCGGGCACGGACCTGGCGGGCGTGCACCACCTGCGCCGCCTGGCCCACGCCGAGCGGCTGCGCGGCGTCCTGGCCGCCCTGGGCCGGGACAACGGCCACCTGCTGATCGCGGGCGCCGGATGGATCGGCCTGGAGGTCGCCGCCGCGGCCCGCGGCTACGGGGCCGAGGTCACCGTGGTCGAGCCGGAGGCGACCCCGCTGTACGCGGTGCTCGGACCGGAGATCGGGCGGCTCTTCGCGGACCTGCACGCCGAGCACGGGGTGCGGTTCCACTTCGGGGCCCGGCTGACCGAGATCGTCGGCCACGACGGCATGGTGCTGGCCGCCCGCACGGACGACGGCGAGGAGCACCCGGCGCACGCGGTGCTCTCCGCGATCGGCGCGGCCCCGCGCACCGCGCTCGCCGAGACCTCCGGGCTCGCCCTGGTGGACCGGGCGCACGGCGGCGGGATCGCGGTGGACGCCTCGCTGCGCACCTCGGACCCCGACGTGTACGCGGCGGGGGACGTGGCCGCCGCCCACCACCCGGTGCTCGGGACCCGGCTGCGGGTGGAGCACTGGGCCAACGCCCTCAACGGGGGGCCGGCCGCCGCGCGGGCCATGCTCGGGCAGGAGGTCGTCTACGACCGGGTGCCGTACTTCTTCTCCGACCAGTACGACGTGGGCCTGGAGTACTCCGGGTACGCACCGGCCGGCGGCTACGACCAGGTGCTGATCCGCGGGGACGCGGGCAAGCGGGAGTTCATCGCGTTCTGGCTCTCGGAGGGCCGGGTCCTGGCCGGAATGAACGTGAACGTGTGGGACGTCACCGAGCACATCCAGGCCCTGATCAGGTCGAAGGCGCCGGTGGACCGCGACCGGCTGGCGGACCCGTCGGTTCCGCTCGCGTCCCTGGTCACGGCGGAGGGGGCCTGA